A section of the Marinoscillum sp. 108 genome encodes:
- a CDS encoding exodeoxyribonuclease III encodes MAELHLVSWNVNGIRAIIKKDFLKDIKEMDPDILCLQETKAQPEDARTALELLPQYKSYLNSSKARKGYSGTAILTKEEPLEVTYDLGIEEYDQEGRVITAEFDKFFLVTVYTPNSGEGMKRLDFRAEWDKVFREHLEALNEKKPVIVCGDLNVAHTELDIARAKANYNKTSGYTQTEIDGMDNLINAGFIDTFRHFHPEEIKYSWWNYKFKARERNVGWRIDYFLVSKELGPALQSAHIYNDRFGSDHCPVGIKLSNG; translated from the coding sequence ATGGCAGAGTTACACCTGGTATCATGGAATGTAAACGGCATCCGAGCGATCATCAAAAAGGATTTTCTTAAAGACATTAAAGAAATGGACCCTGATATCCTGTGCCTGCAAGAGACCAAGGCCCAGCCAGAAGATGCCAGGACTGCCCTGGAGCTGCTGCCACAGTACAAGTCATACCTCAACTCCTCCAAAGCGAGAAAAGGATACTCTGGCACAGCCATTCTCACCAAGGAGGAGCCACTGGAAGTAACCTATGACCTGGGAATAGAAGAGTACGATCAGGAAGGCAGGGTCATTACGGCTGAATTTGATAAATTCTTTCTGGTTACCGTATACACCCCGAACTCTGGTGAAGGCATGAAGCGTCTTGATTTTCGAGCTGAATGGGATAAGGTCTTCCGCGAACACCTGGAGGCGCTCAATGAGAAAAAGCCGGTAATCGTATGCGGCGACCTGAACGTAGCCCATACCGAGCTGGACATAGCCCGGGCTAAGGCCAATTACAATAAAACCTCAGGCTACACCCAGACTGAGATCGATGGAATGGACAACCTCATCAATGCGGGATTTATTGACACCTTTCGCCATTTTCATCCGGAGGAGATCAAATATTCCTGGTGGAATTATAAGTTCAAAGCCCGTGAGCGAAATGTGGGCTGGCGTATTGACTATTTCCTGGTGAGTAAAGAGCTCGGGCCCGCACTCCAGTCCGCTCACATCTACAATGACCGGTTCGGATCAGACCATTGTCCGGTAGGGATTAAGCTATCGAATGGTTAA
- a CDS encoding chloramphenicol acetyltransferase has product MSVKSKKTRVDLTSWNRSEHFHFFKEFDEPFFGITTHVDCTKAYHRSKNEGFSFYLYYLYQSLRAINESTSFRYRMESEEVWLYERIHASTTLLREDKTFAFTFVPYTDTFEEFVQAARLEFDDAMNSTGLRMSESTNRADVIHYSSIPWFPFTAISHARAFKFEDSIPKFTFGKFQEENGNKKLPVSLHVHHGMMDGYHVGQFLELFQQFLLD; this is encoded by the coding sequence TTGTCGGTAAAGAGCAAAAAAACAAGAGTAGACCTGACCTCATGGAATAGAAGCGAGCACTTCCATTTCTTTAAGGAATTTGACGAGCCCTTCTTTGGGATCACTACTCACGTGGACTGCACCAAAGCCTACCATCGGTCCAAAAACGAAGGATTCTCTTTCTACCTCTATTACCTCTACCAATCCCTGAGGGCCATCAATGAAAGCACCTCTTTCCGATACAGAATGGAAAGCGAAGAAGTCTGGTTGTATGAAAGAATACATGCCTCCACCACACTACTGCGAGAAGACAAAACCTTCGCATTTACCTTTGTGCCATACACAGATACTTTTGAGGAATTTGTGCAAGCAGCCCGACTGGAATTTGATGATGCCATGAACTCCACCGGGTTGAGAATGAGCGAGAGCACCAACAGAGCCGATGTGATTCATTACTCATCTATCCCCTGGTTTCCGTTCACGGCCATCTCACACGCCCGCGCCTTCAAATTTGAAGACAGCATCCCGAAGTTTACTTTTGGGAAGTTTCAGGAAGAAAACGGAAACAAGAAGCTTCCTGTGTCACTCCACGTACACCATGGCATGATGGATGGCTATCACGTAGGGCAGTTTCTGGAATTATTCCAACAATTTCTTCTCGACTAG
- a CDS encoding tRNA-binding protein gives MITWKDFEQVDMRVGTVVRVENFPEARKPAYKLEINFGPEIGTKKSSAQITDLYKISDILGKQVIAVVNFPPKQIGPYISECLVMGIYNQNNQVILLQPERAAPNGAKIG, from the coding sequence ATGATCACCTGGAAAGACTTTGAGCAAGTGGATATGCGAGTGGGCACGGTAGTGAGGGTAGAAAACTTCCCGGAAGCCCGAAAGCCGGCCTATAAGCTGGAAATTAACTTTGGGCCTGAAATAGGCACGAAAAAAAGCTCGGCACAAATAACCGATTTGTACAAAATTTCAGATATTTTAGGCAAGCAGGTGATTGCAGTGGTGAACTTTCCTCCGAAGCAAATCGGCCCTTACATAAGTGAATGCCTGGTAATGGGGATCTACAATCAGAACAATCAAGTGATCCTGCTGCAGCCAGAGCGAGCCGCACCCAATGGTGCCAAAATCGGTTAA